A genomic window from Streptomyces sp. MST-110588 includes:
- a CDS encoding winged helix-turn-helix domain-containing protein, with the protein MAPVPAKAGVPRHTGDRLPEHQVRRALLDLLAETGTLTATEAAGRLGHSSGLCSFHLRQLARYGHIEEAPHAGGRARPWRLRQTAPPPAADPPAGSSGQTSAEPGAGEFGQLARGLEDESYRQWLDRRDRAPEAWRQDEAFSAVAYLTPEEMSAVAEAVRRTLAPYRARERQPSVRPSAARPVALIARLFPLLPDAGGAKD; encoded by the coding sequence GTGGCACCCGTACCCGCGAAAGCCGGCGTTCCCCGGCACACCGGTGACCGTCTCCCCGAGCACCAGGTGCGCAGGGCCTTGCTGGACCTTCTCGCGGAGACCGGCACACTCACGGCCACCGAGGCCGCCGGGCGGCTCGGCCACAGCTCCGGCCTGTGCTCGTTCCACCTGCGGCAGCTCGCGCGGTACGGACACATCGAAGAGGCCCCGCACGCCGGCGGCCGGGCGCGGCCGTGGCGCCTGCGGCAGACGGCGCCGCCTCCGGCCGCCGACCCCCCCGCCGGGTCCTCCGGTCAGACGTCCGCCGAGCCCGGTGCCGGGGAGTTCGGGCAACTGGCCCGCGGGCTGGAGGACGAGAGCTACCGGCAGTGGCTCGACCGGCGGGACCGGGCCCCAGAGGCGTGGCGTCAGGACGAAGCCTTCAGCGCGGTGGCCTACCTGACGCCCGAGGAGATGAGCGCGGTCGCCGAGGCGGTACGCCGGACGCTCGCCCCCTACCGGGCCCGCGAACGGCAGCCGTCCGTACGGCCTTCCGCGGCCCGGCCGGTGGCCCTCATCGCGCGGCTCTTCCCCCTCCTGCCCGACGCGGGCGGCGCGAAGGACTGA
- a CDS encoding alpha/beta hydrolase → MNTPHTPDTTGMTTTGTLKVPGATLYYEKRGSGPVLLLIPGGAGDAGLYKAMAADLATRYTVVSYDQRGLSRSKLDGPLADQRVEVWSDDAYRLLEHLAPDEAAYVLGCSSGAIVALNLLARHPERLHRVIAHEPPLLELLEEPAPHRALFAEVREIFRKEGPAPAMARFSEGLGDRPAERATELPPEIQEMAPRMHANLPVFLEHILCPFSSSVPDLAALRPVAGKLVPAAGLASREQVPLYGPAARLAELLDRPLVEFPGGHLGATEQPAEFAGKLVAVLG, encoded by the coding sequence ATGAACACGCCCCACACGCCCGACACGACGGGCATGACCACGACGGGCACCCTCAAGGTGCCCGGCGCCACCCTCTACTACGAGAAGCGCGGCAGCGGCCCGGTACTGCTGCTGATCCCCGGTGGCGCCGGTGACGCCGGGCTGTACAAGGCCATGGCCGCCGACCTGGCCACCCGGTACACCGTGGTCTCCTACGACCAGCGCGGCCTGTCCCGCAGCAAGCTGGACGGCCCCCTCGCCGACCAGCGGGTGGAGGTGTGGAGCGACGACGCGTACCGGTTGCTCGAACACCTGGCGCCGGACGAGGCCGCGTACGTGCTCGGATGCAGCTCGGGCGCCATCGTCGCGCTCAACCTGCTGGCCCGGCACCCCGAGCGGCTGCACCGGGTGATCGCGCACGAGCCGCCGCTCCTGGAACTCCTGGAGGAGCCCGCACCGCACCGGGCGCTGTTCGCCGAGGTGCGCGAGATATTCCGCAAGGAAGGACCCGCCCCCGCGATGGCGCGGTTCAGCGAGGGGCTGGGGGACCGGCCGGCGGAGCGGGCGACCGAACTGCCGCCCGAGATCCAGGAAATGGCTCCCCGGATGCACGCCAACCTGCCGGTCTTCCTGGAACACATCCTGTGTCCGTTCTCGTCGTCCGTGCCGGACCTCGCAGCCCTGCGGCCTGTTGCCGGCAAACTGGTCCCGGCGGCGGGACTCGCCTCGCGCGAACAGGTGCCGCTGTACGGGCCGGCCGCCCGGCTGGCCGAACTGCTCGATCGGCCGCTCGTGGAGTTCCCGGGCGGTCATCTGGGAGCCACCGAGCAGCCGGCCGAGTTCGCCGGGAAACTGGTCGCGGTGCTCGGCTGA
- the def gene encoding peptide deformylase: MSARHDRPDLADRRVRVQGQPVDSYPLLPPEAERGSVRRITEVGEEVLHRPCREVTEFGTPALSALIDDMFVTMHVADGAGLAANQVGIDLRLFVYDCPDDDGIRHVGHIVNPVLDALDPAGRRLIDEGEGCLSVPGAVMAVPRTDRAVVRGFDKDGNPLVIEGTGYFARCLQHETDHLLGHVYLDRLAKRDRKDALRQMADRREQVFARRAGKAAVLGR; this comes from the coding sequence GTGTCCGCACGTCACGATCGCCCCGACCTTGCCGACCGCCGGGTCCGGGTGCAGGGCCAACCCGTCGACTCCTACCCGCTGTTGCCCCCGGAGGCCGAACGTGGCTCGGTCCGCCGGATCACGGAGGTGGGCGAGGAGGTCCTGCACCGCCCGTGCCGGGAGGTGACCGAGTTCGGCACCCCGGCACTGTCCGCTCTCATCGACGACATGTTCGTCACCATGCATGTCGCCGACGGCGCCGGGCTGGCCGCCAATCAGGTCGGCATCGACCTGCGGCTCTTCGTGTACGACTGCCCGGACGACGACGGCATCCGCCACGTCGGGCACATCGTCAATCCGGTGCTCGACGCACTCGACCCGGCCGGCCGCCGGCTCATCGACGAAGGGGAAGGCTGTCTGTCGGTGCCGGGTGCCGTCATGGCCGTCCCCCGGACCGATCGTGCCGTGGTGCGCGGTTTCGACAAGGACGGCAACCCGCTCGTCATCGAAGGCACGGGGTACTTCGCCCGGTGTCTTCAGCACGAGACCGATCACCTCTTGGGACACGTCTATCTCGACCGGCTCGCCAAGCGGGACCGGAAAGACGCACTGCGGCAGATGGCCGACCGCCGCGAGCAGGTCTTCGCCCGGCGGGCCGGCAAGGCCGCCGTGCTGGGCCGTTAG
- a CDS encoding multidrug effflux MFS transporter produces the protein MTVRIDSATPATGTGRLVIVLAGLSAVSPFAIDMYAPGFPQIVTSLGTTKTAVQLSLTACLVGLAVGQVVLGPVSDAMGRRRLLLAGSGMFTVLSLVCALAPSIAVFEVARLLQGIAGSAGIVIGRAVISDLFTGTHAARRLSTLSVVASTAPVLAPVLGSLVLGIGSWRLVFVALAVTGLLLLTAVRAWVPESLPVQRRRTGGLRSVLAAMGGLLRRPELVGHLLVLGCGLGALFAYISGSPFVFQGVYGLSPTGYSLVFATNAVGTVVAGVLFGRLAGRVRLNSLLVVGVVITVASLLTLVTLLALGISTFPVTWACLFGLTSGFGVLLPASTAIILAVGSDAPGAASGMLGGAQFVIGAVAAPLPGALGNTTAMSTAVVVLGFLLLSTAALLTLARPWQGHGESAGT, from the coding sequence ATGACCGTCCGCATCGATTCCGCCACCCCTGCGACCGGAACGGGGCGGCTCGTCATCGTCCTCGCCGGTCTCTCGGCGGTGTCACCCTTCGCCATCGACATGTACGCGCCCGGCTTCCCCCAGATCGTCACCTCGCTGGGAACCACCAAAACGGCCGTCCAGCTCTCCCTGACCGCCTGCCTCGTCGGGCTCGCCGTCGGCCAGGTCGTACTCGGCCCGGTGAGCGACGCGATGGGGCGACGACGCTTGCTCCTGGCCGGGTCCGGCATGTTCACCGTGCTGTCCCTGGTCTGCGCGCTCGCCCCGTCCATCGCCGTGTTCGAGGTCGCCCGGCTGCTGCAGGGAATCGCCGGCAGCGCGGGGATCGTCATCGGACGGGCCGTCATCAGCGACCTGTTCACCGGCACCCACGCGGCCCGCCGGCTCTCCACGCTGAGCGTGGTCGCCTCGACCGCGCCGGTGCTGGCGCCGGTCCTGGGAAGCCTCGTTCTCGGCATCGGCTCCTGGCGCCTGGTCTTCGTGGCGCTGGCCGTGACCGGGCTGCTGCTGTTGACCGCGGTCCGGGCGTGGGTGCCCGAATCGCTGCCCGTCCAGCGGCGCCGGACCGGCGGCCTGCGGTCCGTACTCGCCGCCATGGGCGGACTGCTGCGGCGTCCCGAACTGGTCGGCCATCTCCTCGTCCTGGGCTGCGGACTGGGCGCCCTGTTCGCCTACATCAGCGGCTCGCCCTTCGTCTTCCAGGGCGTCTACGGCTTGTCGCCCACCGGCTACAGCCTCGTCTTCGCCACGAACGCCGTCGGTACGGTGGTGGCCGGGGTGCTCTTCGGGCGGCTGGCCGGGCGGGTACGTCTGAACTCCCTGCTCGTCGTCGGCGTGGTCATCACCGTGGCCTCCCTGCTCACGCTGGTGACCCTGCTCGCCCTGGGCATCAGCACGTTCCCGGTCACCTGGGCCTGCCTGTTCGGCCTGACGTCCGGGTTCGGAGTGCTGCTGCCCGCGTCGACCGCCATCATCCTCGCGGTCGGCAGCGACGCCCCCGGGGCCGCGTCCGGCATGCTCGGCGGCGCCCAGTTCGTCATCGGCGCGGTGGCCGCGCCGCTGCCCGGCGCCCTGGGTAACACCACCGCCATGTCGACGGCCGTGGTGGTACTGGGCTTCCTGCTCCTGTCCACGGCGGCGCTGCTCACGCTCGCCCGGCCGTGGCAGGGCCATGGGGAATCGGCCGGCACTTAG
- a CDS encoding helix-turn-helix domain-containing protein gives MNGVSEPNNGVPEPHTGWTFLTNHARVLAAIADNHHARIRDIAAHCRLTERAVQKIISDLERDGYLSHTREGRTNTYQIDPSKILRHPAEAGLTVASLLSLLVQDEADRTTLPGDRRPHRTA, from the coding sequence ATGAACGGAGTGTCCGAACCGAATAACGGAGTGCCCGAGCCGCATACCGGATGGACGTTTCTGACCAACCATGCTCGGGTGCTGGCAGCCATCGCCGACAACCACCACGCCCGTATCCGCGACATCGCCGCGCACTGCCGGTTGACCGAGCGTGCCGTCCAGAAGATCATTTCCGATCTGGAGCGCGACGGTTATCTCTCCCACACCCGGGAGGGGCGCACCAACACCTACCAGATCGATCCCAGCAAGATCCTGCGTCACCCGGCCGAAGCCGGCCTGACCGTGGCATCGCTGCTCTCCCTGCTCGTCCAGGACGAAGCGGACCGCACCACGCTCCCCGGTGACCGCCGCCCTCACCGCACGGCCTGA
- a CDS encoding alpha-L-glutamate ligase, which yields MRIGLITPEPGHPLLAAATALLAPGHQVEALNPETVESAPEPLADVYLLKSRTPRALALARSLEHRGVPVVNPAAATALCQDRTAMAERARRAGLPFAGTRTFATLAQLAAGPRLPGPVVVKSRHSRKNDLVALVRHATQLRELADAYPQEPVVVQDFAPNSGWDRKLWAIGDRLFAALRRSELSPEGRGPTVPLPLDSLPPGWPSLVRRVGETFQLDVYGVDIIDTGDGVPLIVDINAFPGIRDQSGAPEALAALAVSRAGQLREGAAVKGRAAKGAAAGAVRHAVLGHF from the coding sequence ATGAGGATCGGCCTGATCACACCCGAGCCCGGCCACCCGCTGCTGGCCGCCGCCACCGCCCTGCTCGCCCCCGGGCACCAGGTGGAAGCGCTGAACCCGGAAACGGTGGAGAGCGCCCCTGAGCCGCTCGCCGACGTCTATCTGCTGAAGTCACGCACGCCCCGCGCCCTCGCTCTCGCCCGCAGCCTGGAGCACCGCGGGGTTCCGGTGGTGAATCCGGCCGCGGCGACCGCGCTGTGCCAGGACCGTACGGCGATGGCGGAGCGCGCCCGGCGGGCCGGGCTCCCGTTCGCGGGCACCCGGACCTTCGCCACGCTCGCTCAACTGGCCGCCGGCCCGCGGCTTCCTGGCCCGGTGGTGGTCAAAAGCCGCCACAGCCGCAAAAACGACCTGGTGGCCCTTGTCCGTCATGCCACACAATTGCGGGAGCTGGCCGACGCGTACCCGCAGGAACCGGTCGTGGTGCAGGATTTTGCACCGAACAGCGGCTGGGACCGCAAACTGTGGGCGATCGGCGACCGGCTCTTCGCCGCCTTGCGCCGCTCCGAGCTCTCCCCCGAAGGCCGGGGCCCCACCGTGCCGCTCCCCCTCGACAGCCTGCCGCCCGGCTGGCCTTCTTTGGTGCGCCGGGTCGGCGAGACCTTCCAACTGGACGTCTACGGTGTCGACATCATCGACACGGGCGACGGCGTTCCGCTCATCGTGGACATCAACGCCTTCCCGGGCATCCGGGACCAGTCCGGCGCCCCGGAAGCCCTGGCGGCGCTGGCCGTCAGCAGAGCCGGCCAATTGCGCGAGGGCGCGGCGGTCAAGGGCAGGGCAGCCAAGGGCGCGGCGGCCGGGGCCGTACGGCATGCCGTCCTCGGTCATTTCTGA
- a CDS encoding N-acyl homoserine lactonase family protein, translated as MGKNTAVHRIDLGYFIRPASETGNQQPRVEPVLAYLVRHEQGLILFDTGIGEGSPETDAHYRPRRRPLPGALAAAGVALADISLVVNCHLHFDHCGGNPLFRGTTILVQAEELATARRGGHTIDSLVDFPGAVYEELTGEAEIRPGIWIVPTPGHTDGHQSLVVRGHDGSVVLAGQAHDFASEFAGDHLARHAASEGAREPLPPYRPWLDRLAAFDPRRVLFAHDCSVWEPPHNSP; from the coding sequence ATGGGGAAGAACACCGCGGTGCACCGTATCGATCTGGGGTACTTCATCCGGCCCGCGTCGGAGACCGGGAATCAGCAGCCGCGCGTCGAACCCGTACTGGCCTACCTCGTACGGCATGAGCAGGGTCTGATCCTCTTCGACACCGGGATCGGTGAGGGGTCCCCCGAAACCGACGCGCACTACCGGCCCCGGCGCCGGCCGCTGCCCGGCGCCCTCGCCGCCGCCGGGGTGGCCCTCGCGGACATCTCCCTGGTCGTGAACTGCCATCTGCATTTCGACCATTGCGGAGGAAACCCGCTGTTCAGGGGCACGACCATCCTCGTACAGGCCGAAGAGCTGGCCACCGCGCGCCGGGGCGGTCACACCATCGACTCCCTCGTGGACTTCCCCGGCGCGGTGTACGAGGAACTCACCGGCGAGGCCGAGATCCGGCCCGGGATCTGGATCGTTCCCACTCCAGGGCACACCGACGGGCACCAGTCGCTGGTGGTCCGCGGCCATGACGGTTCCGTGGTGCTGGCCGGTCAGGCGCACGACTTCGCGTCCGAGTTCGCCGGTGATCACCTGGCGCGCCACGCCGCGTCGGAGGGGGCGCGGGAGCCGCTGCCCCCGTACCGGCCGTGGCTGGACCGGCTCGCCGCGTTCGACCCGCGCCGGGTGCTCTTCGCCCATGACTGCTCGGTCTGGGAGCCGCCGCACAACTCCCCGTGA
- a CDS encoding GNAT family protein — MFTLPLGDHAQLRPLEPWRAEEFFAHIERARPHVDPWIPWATLSPDLASATAVLKRYAANQAEDAGRIYGIWLDGKLVGGVMFTKFDAASGVCEIGCWLEADGAGRGLVTRACRALIDWAFEERGMARVEWWVASGNVRSIEAARRLGMTRDGVLRQRYPYRGVRQDSEVWSVLAEEWNVPAGGDKAELDELMRTFLGAFTNTDGSRPDVDAVREVFIPQGTIISNVGGEPVIYDLDGFIEPRQKMLTDGTLTEFSEWEVAERTEIFGSIAHRFSEYRKSGYRDGEWFEGTGHKTTQFLRTPAGWRMSSMAWDDE, encoded by the coding sequence GTGTTCACACTCCCGCTCGGCGACCATGCGCAGCTCCGCCCCCTGGAGCCCTGGCGCGCGGAGGAGTTCTTCGCCCACATCGAACGTGCCCGGCCCCACGTGGACCCGTGGATACCCTGGGCGACGCTCAGCCCCGACCTCGCCTCCGCCACGGCCGTCCTCAAGCGGTACGCCGCGAACCAGGCCGAGGACGCCGGGCGGATCTACGGGATCTGGCTGGACGGAAAGCTGGTCGGCGGCGTCATGTTCACGAAGTTCGACGCCGCTTCCGGGGTGTGCGAGATCGGCTGCTGGCTGGAGGCGGACGGGGCCGGCCGCGGGCTGGTGACCCGGGCGTGCCGGGCCCTGATCGACTGGGCTTTCGAAGAACGCGGGATGGCCCGGGTCGAATGGTGGGTGGCGTCGGGGAACGTCCGCAGCATCGAGGCCGCGCGCCGGCTCGGCATGACCCGCGACGGGGTGCTGCGGCAGCGCTATCCGTACCGGGGTGTGCGGCAGGACAGCGAGGTCTGGTCGGTCCTCGCCGAGGAGTGGAACGTGCCGGCCGGCGGCGACAAGGCCGAGCTCGACGAGCTGATGCGCACCTTCCTCGGCGCGTTCACCAACACCGACGGCAGCCGGCCGGACGTGGACGCCGTCCGTGAGGTGTTCATTCCGCAGGGCACGATCATCAGCAACGTCGGGGGCGAGCCGGTGATCTACGACCTCGACGGGTTCATCGAACCCCGGCAGAAAATGCTCACCGACGGGACGCTGACGGAGTTCTCCGAATGGGAGGTCGCCGAGCGGACCGAGATCTTCGGGTCGATCGCGCACCGGTTCAGCGAGTACCGCAAGTCCGGGTACCGGGACGGCGAGTGGTTCGAGGGCACCGGTCACAAGACCACCCAGTTCCTGCGGACGCCTGCCGGCTGGCGGATGAGCTCGATGGCCTGGGACGACGAGTAG
- a CDS encoding TetR family transcriptional regulator C-terminal domain-containing protein — translation MPPALGDREARREDVSQAVWRVLADKGFGGLTLRAVATAMGVSTGMLMHYFPTKRALVAHALDLLEKRTAERPRRARPIEGLAALRAVLLDVLPLTPDDVARNRIWVSSWDLALADDALGTDQADRYARMRTAIRPHLEAARDLGELPATADPEQLAATAVAFTHGLVVQALFDPGRFPEDVQVAMLDGFLASIALPSRPDAVIGG, via the coding sequence ATGCCTCCCGCACTTGGAGATCGTGAAGCCCGCCGCGAGGACGTGTCCCAGGCGGTGTGGCGCGTACTCGCCGACAAGGGGTTCGGCGGACTGACGCTGCGTGCCGTCGCCACCGCCATGGGCGTCTCGACCGGCATGCTCATGCACTACTTCCCGACCAAACGGGCCCTGGTCGCGCACGCCCTGGACCTGCTGGAGAAACGCACCGCGGAACGCCCCCGGCGGGCACGCCCCATCGAAGGGCTCGCCGCGCTCAGGGCCGTACTGCTGGACGTCCTGCCGCTGACCCCGGACGACGTCGCCCGTAACCGCATCTGGGTCAGCTCCTGGGATCTGGCCCTGGCCGACGACGCTCTCGGTACGGACCAGGCCGACCGCTATGCGCGGATGCGTACGGCGATCCGGCCGCACCTCGAAGCCGCCCGTGATCTCGGCGAGCTGCCCGCGACCGCCGACCCGGAGCAACTGGCCGCCACCGCCGTCGCGTTCACCCACGGGCTCGTCGTCCAGGCGCTCTTCGACCCCGGCCGGTTCCCCGAGGACGTACAGGTCGCCATGCTCGACGGCTTCCTCGCCTCGATCGCACTGCCGTCCCGGCCCGACGCCGTCATCGGCGGGTGA
- a CDS encoding STAS domain-containing protein, whose product MTSLKITTRDTATGPVLEIVGDLDHARADELRDLVTGLDLKPGQRLVLDLAGMEFCDSSGITALLAARNHATAARAGLALAAVPANTLRVLRIVGLDQVFTLHPDSGTATTP is encoded by the coding sequence ATGACCTCACTGAAAATCACCACCCGAGACACCGCGACCGGCCCCGTACTGGAGATCGTCGGCGACCTCGACCACGCCCGGGCCGATGAACTGCGCGACCTGGTGACCGGCCTCGACCTCAAGCCGGGCCAGCGCCTGGTCCTGGACCTGGCGGGAATGGAGTTCTGCGACTCCAGCGGCATCACCGCGCTGCTGGCCGCCCGCAACCACGCCACGGCCGCCCGGGCCGGCCTCGCCCTGGCCGCCGTACCCGCCAACACCCTGCGCGTCCTGCGCATCGTCGGTCTGGACCAGGTCTTCACCCTCCACCCCGACAGCGGCACCGCCACCACCCCCTGA
- a CDS encoding TetR/AcrR family transcriptional regulator, with product MVRAGLTAVRLTEAAAVMADEKGLDKVTLSALARRFGVKDASLYSHVKNLRDLRVRIAVLASEEMTDRIGTAVAGRSGKDALVAFADAYRQYALDHPGRYAATQMRFDPEEITDTTGFRRSVELTYGMLRAYDLTEPDLTDAGRLLRSTFHGYIHLELSGGFGHSRDVRESWSRSLDALHLCLKNWPSRDDGNKK from the coding sequence ATGGTGCGCGCAGGGCTCACCGCGGTCAGGCTCACGGAGGCGGCTGCGGTGATGGCAGACGAGAAGGGGCTGGACAAGGTCACCTTGTCCGCGCTCGCGCGGCGCTTCGGCGTCAAGGACGCCAGCTTGTATTCGCACGTCAAGAACCTGCGGGACCTGCGGGTCCGGATCGCCGTGCTGGCTTCCGAGGAGATGACCGACCGCATCGGTACGGCGGTGGCCGGACGGTCCGGCAAGGACGCGCTCGTCGCGTTCGCGGACGCCTACCGGCAGTACGCCCTGGACCACCCCGGCCGCTACGCGGCGACCCAGATGCGGTTCGATCCCGAGGAGATCACCGACACCACCGGATTCCGCCGCAGCGTCGAGCTGACGTACGGCATGCTGCGCGCCTACGACCTCACCGAGCCGGACCTGACCGACGCGGGCCGCCTGCTGCGCAGCACCTTCCACGGCTACATCCACCTGGAGCTCAGCGGTGGCTTCGGCCACTCCCGCGACGTCCGGGAATCCTGGTCGCGCTCGCTGGACGCGCTCCATCTGTGCTTGAAGAACTGGCCCTCCCGAGACGATGGGAACAAGAAATGA
- a CDS encoding response regulator transcription factor — translation MLLVEDDEELRFALRAALRGAGFAVDAVGDVPQADEALAVNAYDCAVFDRTLPAGDALRYVGRRRAAGWTLPVLFLTARDTVADRVAGFEHGGDDYLVKPFAVPELVARVRRLCRRGDAGRPPVPVLRFADVELDTARRTVHRGGVLLSLTAKEFAVLEWLLGRGEAVTTRTELIEHCWDEMAEPRSNVLDVVIAQVRRKLGPPQIIMTVRGAGYRLTEPGA, via the coding sequence TTGCTGCTGGTGGAGGACGACGAGGAACTGCGCTTCGCGTTGCGGGCGGCGTTGCGCGGCGCGGGCTTCGCCGTCGACGCCGTCGGTGACGTACCGCAGGCGGACGAGGCGCTGGCCGTCAACGCCTACGACTGCGCGGTGTTCGACCGTACGCTGCCGGCCGGTGACGCCCTGCGGTACGTCGGTCGCCGCCGGGCGGCGGGCTGGACGCTGCCGGTGCTGTTCCTCACCGCCCGCGACACCGTTGCCGACCGGGTGGCCGGCTTCGAGCACGGAGGGGACGACTATCTGGTCAAGCCGTTCGCGGTGCCCGAACTCGTGGCCCGGGTACGCCGGCTGTGCCGCCGCGGCGACGCCGGGAGGCCGCCGGTGCCGGTACTGCGCTTCGCGGACGTGGAACTGGACACCGCCCGGCGCACGGTGCACCGCGGCGGGGTGCTGCTGAGCCTGACCGCCAAGGAGTTCGCCGTACTGGAGTGGCTGCTCGGCCGGGGCGAGGCGGTGACCACCCGCACCGAGCTGATCGAGCACTGCTGGGACGAGATGGCCGAGCCCAGGTCCAACGTCCTGGACGTGGTCATCGCGCAGGTGCGCCGCAAGCTCGGCCCGCCACAGATCATCATGACGGTCCGGGGCGCCGGCTACCGCCTCACGGAGCCCGGGGCGTGA
- a CDS encoding ANTAR domain-containing protein codes for MPEHTRRATSLTGEDAGHHRNGRTPAAASPASPLPAVEILADGDRVSVALRGELDLDVARRMEPELHEILGRSPRGLDLHLDAVGFCDCAGLNLLLRLRLRALDQDKTVAIRSSSRAVERLLDLAGARALFVPPKPTGHDVTGSAALHGKGSQQDTCQALSAEVAQLRRAMQTRPTIDLARGILMATFSLSPDAAWETLVTASQNTNTKLYRLAQGLVNCVQGTALPQTVQQQLAAAVAKAKAAPTSLS; via the coding sequence ATGCCGGAGCACACGCGTCGGGCGACATCCCTCACCGGGGAAGACGCCGGACACCACAGGAACGGCAGGACACCGGCCGCGGCCTCGCCCGCCTCTCCCCTGCCGGCGGTCGAGATCCTGGCGGACGGCGACCGGGTGAGCGTGGCGCTGCGGGGAGAACTCGACCTGGACGTGGCCCGCCGGATGGAACCCGAGCTGCACGAGATCCTCGGCCGCTCGCCCCGCGGACTCGACCTCCACCTGGACGCGGTGGGTTTTTGCGACTGCGCCGGTCTCAATCTGCTGCTGCGTCTGCGTCTGCGGGCTCTCGACCAGGACAAGACCGTGGCCATCCGCTCCAGCAGCCGCGCCGTCGAGCGGCTGCTGGACCTGGCCGGAGCCCGGGCGCTGTTCGTCCCGCCGAAGCCGACCGGCCATGACGTGACGGGTTCCGCCGCCCTCCACGGCAAGGGCTCGCAGCAGGACACCTGTCAGGCGCTGTCCGCGGAAGTCGCCCAGTTGCGCCGCGCCATGCAGACCCGGCCGACCATCGACCTGGCGCGCGGCATCTTGATGGCCACCTTCAGCCTGAGCCCCGACGCCGCCTGGGAGACACTGGTGACCGCTTCACAGAACACCAACACCAAGCTGTACCGCCTGGCTCAGGGCCTGGTGAACTGCGTTCAGGGGACCGCGCTGCCCCAGACGGTGCAGCAGCAGTTGGCGGCGGCGGTCGCCAAGGCGAAGGCGGCTCCGACGAGTCTGTCGTAG